The genome window TTTTAAAGTCACCATATAACCTTTGTGATGGTATCTTATTGCATTCTCCAGTTCTTCAGACAACTTCCATTTTTTAACTACCAGTGCACCGACCTCAGTATGATTAAAACCGAATAACTGTTCCTCTGCAGTATAAAAAGGTACGCTGTCATTATAATTTTTCTCTATAACCTGCATGTATTTTTCAGGGTCATGATTATTAAGTATCTGCTTTCCAATGTCATGCAAAAGACCGGCTAAGAATGCCTCTTCAGGGTCAGGAGAGTGTATCTCCTTTGCGACTAAGAACGAGGCAGTAGAAACACCTACGGCATGTTCCCACATCATTGCCTCAGTCAGCCCGACCTTTCTGTTTATTGATTTGGTCACAACTGCAAGGACTATATTCCTTATCATGCCGAATCCGAGTATCATGATGGCTGTTGAAAGGGTTCTGATAGTACGCGGAACTCCATAAAAAGGGGAGTTTGCAATCTTAAGTATCCTCGTTGCAAGTGCCTGGTCTACAGATATGGCCTTCTGAAGTTTCTCAGATGTGGTATTAGGGTCGGCAACCATTACCAGTATCTGATGTGCAACATTCGGCATCGGCGGGATCTCACAACTGCTGAGTATAACATCATCTACAGTAGTCATACGAAAATCTCCATAGCCCACCCTCCCCCTAACCCCCTCCCGTCAAGGGAGGGGGAATATTCTATGTACCCTCTCCCCTGGCGGGAGAGCTGCAATTAAATTCCTAACAAATTCCTCCCCCCTCCTTTGCGGGGGGAGGCAGGAGGGGGGCCGGGTGAGGGGGAATTTCTATTATTTTTTATGGCAATTTAAGCAGGTTATCAAGGTTTAAAACTGTAATCAGTCTTTCTTCCTGTTTTCCGACACCGGTAATATAATCAGAACTTTTTGAACTGTCTATTGAAGGACATGGTTCAATAAAATCCCTGTTTAATATAATTACATCAATTACAATATCAACTACCAAGCCTGCTAACCTCCCTCCGGCATCTACAATAATTATCCTCGATGCCTCTGTGATCGAGGTTACGTTTTTTCCCATCCTCTTCCTTAAATCTATTATTGGAATAATCTTCCCTCTGAGATTTACAACTCCGTCTACATAAGAAGGGGCCTTGGGGACTTTAACAGCATCTATTACCCTGATAATCTCCTGTACTCTCATTATATGGATCCCATAATCCTCATTACCGACACGGAAGGTTACTAACTGTAAATTGTTTTCTATAAGGGTTTCTGTTTTCATATAGTTCTAATCTCCTGAATCACAGTTCTAATCTACAAACTCATAATGCATTTACTATCTCTTCAGCCATCTTTCCAAGCGGCACTATCTTATCTACACATCCGCTGTCAATTGCCGCCTTAGGCATCCCGAATATAACTGAGGTTTCCTCATCCTGTGCAAGTGTCCTGCCCTTTGCCTTTCTGACAGCCATAATGCCTTCTTTTCCATCCTGTCCCATCCCTGTCAATATTACACCGAGTGTATGTTCATTATATGCCTCAACAACAGAGGTGATTCCAATGTCAACAGAAGGCATGTGAAGCATAGGCGGCTCTTTACTTAATTTTACACAAACCTCATCCCCAATCCTCCTCCTGACTGTAAGATGAAAACCTCCAGGCGATATCAAAACCAGACCGGGCTTTACTATATCACCCTCCTTTGCCTCTCTAACCTCTATCTGACTTATCTCATTCATCCTCTCTGCAAAGGATGCTGTAAACAAAGGAAGCATGTGCTGAATTAACAATACACCGCAAGGTAAATTTTTAGGCAGCCTCGGTATTACCTCCTGCAGGGACTTTGGGCCTCCTGTAGAGGCACCGATTACAACCACTTTTATTTTACTCCTGCTTTGTGAAGATGGACGTTCTATTGTTGAATATGGTTTAACAGCTCCTGAGGTCTGAGTTATTTTTATCTTTTTTACACCAAGGGCTTTTATCTTTCTGATAAGTTCCTCTTTAATATTAATTATGCCTGCAATATTTCCTGTAATATGTTTTGGAATATAATCCACTGCACCGTATTCAAGTGCCTTGATTGTCTCTTTAGCGCCTTCTTCAGTAAGAGAGCTTATCATTATTACAGGTATTGGGTTCTCTTTCATTATCACTTTCAGGGCCTCAAGCCCTGTCATAACCGGCATTTCTATATCCATTGTAATAATGTCCGGCTGTAATGTCTTAATCTTTTTTAATGCATCTGCGCCATTTATAGCCTCACCTGCCACCTGTATAGCAGGGTCAGCATTCAGCATCCCTACAATTGCCCTCCGCATAAATGCAGAGTCATCCACTACCATTACTTTTATCGGGTTAGTCATCTGAGTAAACCTCTATTTATTAAACTTTTGATAAATTCTGGTGCTGATTTATAAGGGAACCGGGATCTAATATCAGTCCAACCTTGCCGTCCCCTGTAATTGTCGCGCCTGAGATCTCTTTAATATCTGAGAAATATGAACCTACTGATTTAATAACCACCTCTTCCTGATGACACAACTCATCTACAATAATACCTATCCTCTTTTCCGCAATTGCCATAAGGACAACATAAACCAAATCCTTTTTATTCCTGTCCATCTCTATATCCAATACTTCACTCAACCTCACAAGCGGTATCAGGCGGTCTCTGACATTCAATATTTCCTGACCGTCAATTGTCTTAATACAATCCCTCGTAACCCTGACTGTTTCTAAAATACAGGAAAGGGGCAATGCGTATATCTCACCGTTTGTCTTTACCATTAATACCTGAATAATTGCTAGGGTTAAAGGAATCTTCAGATTAATCTTTGTTCCTTTACCGACTTCGGAACTTACATCAATTATTCCATTGATGCGGCCAAGGTTAGTTTTAACCACATCCATTCCAACACCTCTCCCTGAAATGTCGGTAATCTTTTCTGCTGTACTGAACCCAGGTTCAAAAATAAAACTTATGATCTCTTTTGAAGAAAGACGTGTATCTTTTGATGTTATAAGGCCTTTTTCTCTTGCCTTTTTCTCGACAACAACAGGGTCAATCCCTTTTCCGTCATCAGATATCTCTATAACAATATAGTTCCCCTCCTGATATGCACCAAGTGTTATTGTGCCGGTATCAGGTTTACCCTTTTTTATCCTTTCCGACGGGTGTTCAACCCCGTGATCTATCGAATTTCTGACAATATGCACCAAGGGATCAGCAATCTCTTCTATAACTGATTTATCAACTTCAGTCGCTTCACCATAAATTCTTAAATCAATCTTTTTATCAGCCTTTCTTGCAATATCCCGAACCAGCCTTGGGAATTTATTAAACACCTTTCTGATTGGCACCATCCGCATCTTCATAACTGATAATTGAAGGTCAGTTGTAATAAGATTCAGGTTTGATGCTGTTTCAATTAGTGACTTAATTTTATCATCTCCATCATACAATTGCTCTATCTCAGAGAGTATTTTGCTCAGCCTGTTTCTGCTTAGAACCAGTTCTCCGACAAGGTCCATTACCTGATCCAATCTCTCTGTATCAATCCTTAGAGTCTTATCCTTTTCATGATCCCCTGATTTCTCCTCAGTCTCCGGTTTTTGTTTAGATTCGCTTTTGTTTAATATGCCTTGTTCTTCTTTCTCACTTCTAACTTCTTGCTTCTGACTTCTATCTTCTGTTTCTTGCTTCTCACTTCTTGCATCTTCCGTCTGACTTCTTGCTTCTTGCTTCTGACTTTCGACTTCTTCCTTCTTGCTTCTCACTTCTTGCATCTTACTTCTAACTTCTGTTGTCTCTACTGCCTCACTCCCGCTTTTAGCAGTACATGAATATTCCAGCAAAAGTGATAACTTCATTTTAATTGGTTCAATATTTATTAAAGTTCCACCGGAACTCTCTTTTATCTCTTTCATCAGGGACTTTAAGACATCAACTGCCTCAAGGATTATATCAATAGTCTCAGGGGTAGCCTGCATCTCCTTCTGCCGCATTTTATTCAATACATTTTCAGCCTGATGAGCTACATCTACGAGGCGGTTAAATCCGAGGAATCCGGCTGACCCTTTTACACTGTGGACTGCCCTGAATATCTCATTAATTAAGGAAAGGTCTCCGGGAGTCTCTTCAAGTTTTAGAAAAAACTGATCAAGCCCTTCTAACATCTCATCTGTCTCAGCAATAAATTCATTAATCAGTTCCTGCATCTCATCCTGCGGCAGTGAATCTTCCATTATTCCTCCAATGTTTAGACAAAACCGAATTCTTTTAAAATACTCTCAACATCATCCTGTTTTAATGTAGTATTATCCTTAAATTCAATCTGCTGGATATTTTCTTCAACATTATCTTTTGATTTAAGACCAAAGGCTACAATAAGCTGAAGTATCCTCTTTTCAACCTCTTCAATAAGCCCCACAATTACTTTTATCTTCTGACCGGTAAGGTCCTGAAAAGACAGACCGGTTATAATATCCATCATCGCCTCTTTGTTATCCATCACTATTTGTTTAATTTCACCGGCCGCCTTTTTTACATCTCCCCCTTTTTCTAATCCCTCAATGTGATTGAGTATTGAGTCCTGACTATCGAGTACCTGTTCTACCTGCCCCATTACAGTATGCGTAGCTTGTTCTGTAAATTTTGAGATCTCAGATAACTGGAGAGATGCCTCCGGGATTTTATCGGAAACCGAAGCAATATTAGGTTCAACAGCCTGTAGTTTCTTAATAGTAGAATTAATATATTTTGCCAACTCTCCTATCTGACCATACAGGTTCTCGTTTAACTCCTGATGAAAATCGCCCTCAGCCATTGCCTTAGTCACTTCAACTATCTTATTAATTACATCATTATTTTGAACAT of Nitrospirota bacterium contains these proteins:
- a CDS encoding chemotaxis response regulator protein-glutamate methylesterase, with product MTNPIKVMVVDDSAFMRRAIVGMLNADPAIQVAGEAINGADALKKIKTLQPDIITMDIEMPVMTGLEALKVIMKENPIPVIMISSLTEEGAKETIKALEYGAVDYIPKHITGNIAGIINIKEELIRKIKALGVKKIKITQTSGAVKPYSTIERPSSQSRSKIKVVVIGASTGGPKSLQEVIPRLPKNLPCGVLLIQHMLPLFTASFAERMNEISQIEVREAKEGDIVKPGLVLISPGGFHLTVRRRIGDEVCVKLSKEPPMLHMPSVDIGITSVVEAYNEHTLGVILTGMGQDGKEGIMAVRKAKGRTLAQDEETSVIFGMPKAAIDSGCVDKIVPLGKMAEEIVNAL
- a CDS encoding chemotaxis protein CheW, with product MKTETLIENNLQLVTFRVGNEDYGIHIMRVQEIIRVIDAVKVPKAPSYVDGVVNLRGKIIPIIDLRKRMGKNVTSITEASRIIIVDAGGRLAGLVVDIVIDVIILNRDFIEPCPSIDSSKSSDYITGVGKQEERLITVLNLDNLLKLP
- a CDS encoding chemotaxis protein CheA; its protein translation is MEDSLPQDEMQELINEFIAETDEMLEGLDQFFLKLEETPGDLSLINEIFRAVHSVKGSAGFLGFNRLVDVAHQAENVLNKMRQKEMQATPETIDIILEAVDVLKSLMKEIKESSGGTLINIEPIKMKLSLLLEYSCTAKSGSEAVETTEVRSKMQEVRSKKEEVESQKQEARSQTEDARSEKQETEDRSQKQEVRSEKEEQGILNKSESKQKPETEEKSGDHEKDKTLRIDTERLDQVMDLVGELVLSRNRLSKILSEIEQLYDGDDKIKSLIETASNLNLITTDLQLSVMKMRMVPIRKVFNKFPRLVRDIARKADKKIDLRIYGEATEVDKSVIEEIADPLVHIVRNSIDHGVEHPSERIKKGKPDTGTITLGAYQEGNYIVIEISDDGKGIDPVVVEKKAREKGLITSKDTRLSSKEIISFIFEPGFSTAEKITDISGRGVGMDVVKTNLGRINGIIDVSSEVGKGTKINLKIPLTLAIIQVLMVKTNGEIYALPLSCILETVRVTRDCIKTIDGQEILNVRDRLIPLVRLSEVLDIEMDRNKKDLVYVVLMAIAEKRIGIIVDELCHQEEVVIKSVGSYFSDIKEISGATITGDGKVGLILDPGSLINQHQNLSKV
- a CDS encoding HDOD domain-containing protein is translated as MGYGDFRMTTVDDVILSSCEIPPMPNVAHQILVMVADPNTTSEKLQKAISVDQALATRILKIANSPFYGVPRTIRTLSTAIMILGFGMIRNIVLAVVTKSINRKVGLTEAMMWEHAVGVSTASFLVAKEIHSPDPEEAFLAGLLHDIGKQILNNHDPEKYMQVIEKNYNDSVPFYTAEEQLFGFNHTEVGALVVKKWKLSEELENAIRYHHKGYMVTLKEYPFYAGKISLIVNLADLLCLKMGIGTRKPIEEIDIVNSESALLLKLSEDKLKNLVDVVYNNYQAEKEKFWY
- a CDS encoding protein phosphatase CheZ, translated to MQAQKENGNIKQLVSFTVGEDKFAIEISDIHEINRFEHINRIPDMPPHFLGVIDLRGAVIPVVNLADKLGIQNQDISKDTRIIIVGFNGDKIGILVDGVSEVIRTSIESLEKPPSVFRSLNSEYICGIIRNNKQLIIVLDLPRLFKESFSIFSEQPQFSPEEINRPHQDNIVHEVQNNDVQNNDVINKIVEVTKAMAEGDFHQELNENLYGQIGELAKYINSTIKKLQAVEPNIASVSDKIPEASLQLSEISKFTEQATHTVMGQVEQVLDSQDSILNHIEGLEKGGDVKKAAGEIKQIVMDNKEAMMDIITGLSFQDLTGQKIKVIVGLIEEVEKRILQLIVAFGLKSKDNVEENIQQIEFKDNTTLKQDDVESILKEFGFV